A genomic window from Geothermobacter ehrlichii includes:
- a CDS encoding RtcB family protein, whose protein sequence is MALKIEKIDDCRWRIIKEGAMRTEGLIFASEQLMETLRHEQALEQVRNVATLPGIVGPSIAMPDIHWGYGFPIGGVAAFDPDEGIVSPGGVGYDINCGVRLLRSALNVEEVRPHLKNLADTLFRNVPAGIGSKRRDLKLTIAQERQVLQQGARWAVEHGFGNEEDLRHIEEGGVIPGADPDLISERALERGRAQLGTLGSGNHFLEVQRVDQIGDEKAAEALGLYPGQVTVTIHTGSRGFGYQVCDDYLRLMLRASQKYGIELPDRQLCCAPLSSPEGRQYLAAMACAANFAFANRQLITSWVRESFEQVFGKNAAELRLSVIYDVCHNIAKMETHQVAGRTRRLCVHRKGATRAFPPGHPETPEAYRHVGQPVLIPGDMGRYSYVLVGTQGAFEETFGSTCHGAGRMLSRHAAKKRARGHNIVAELAEQGIIIRAAGRATVAEEIPEAYKDVMDVVNVVQQAGIGKIVARLRPMAVIKG, encoded by the coding sequence ATGGCTTTAAAGATAGAAAAAATCGATGACTGTCGCTGGCGCATTATCAAAGAAGGGGCGATGCGCACCGAAGGACTGATCTTCGCCAGCGAGCAGTTGATGGAAACGCTCCGCCATGAGCAGGCCCTCGAGCAGGTGCGCAACGTCGCCACCCTGCCGGGCATCGTCGGCCCCTCGATAGCCATGCCCGATATCCACTGGGGCTACGGCTTTCCAATCGGTGGAGTGGCCGCCTTCGACCCGGACGAGGGCATCGTTTCGCCGGGCGGGGTCGGCTACGACATCAACTGCGGTGTGCGCCTGCTGCGCAGCGCATTGAACGTCGAGGAAGTCCGCCCGCACCTCAAAAATCTGGCCGATACCCTGTTCCGCAACGTACCGGCGGGGATCGGATCCAAGCGGCGCGACCTGAAGCTCACCATCGCCCAGGAGCGCCAGGTCCTGCAGCAGGGGGCACGCTGGGCCGTCGAGCACGGTTTCGGCAACGAGGAGGATCTGCGCCATATCGAGGAGGGCGGCGTCATTCCCGGAGCCGACCCGGACCTGATCTCGGAGCGAGCCTTGGAGAGGGGCCGGGCCCAGCTCGGCACCTTGGGTTCGGGTAACCATTTTCTCGAGGTGCAGCGGGTCGATCAGATCGGCGACGAAAAAGCGGCCGAGGCCCTCGGCCTCTACCCCGGCCAGGTGACGGTCACCATCCACACCGGCAGCCGCGGCTTCGGCTACCAGGTGTGCGACGACTACCTGCGGCTGATGCTGCGGGCCAGTCAGAAGTACGGCATCGAGCTGCCCGACCGGCAGCTCTGCTGCGCCCCCTTGAGCAGTCCGGAGGGACGGCAGTACCTGGCGGCCATGGCCTGCGCCGCCAACTTCGCCTTCGCCAACCGCCAACTGATCACCTCCTGGGTGCGCGAGTCGTTTGAGCAGGTGTTCGGCAAGAACGCGGCGGAGTTACGCCTGTCAGTCATCTACGACGTCTGCCACAACATCGCAAAGATGGAGACCCACCAGGTGGCAGGCAGAACGCGCCGGCTGTGCGTGCACCGCAAGGGGGCGACCCGGGCCTTCCCCCCCGGGCATCCGGAGACTCCGGAAGCTTACCGGCACGTCGGCCAGCCGGTCCTCATCCCCGGCGACATGGGCCGTTATTCGTACGTGCTGGTCGGCACCCAGGGCGCCTTCGAGGAGACCTTCGGCTCCACCTGCCACGGTGCCGGGCGGATGTTGTCGCGCCACGCCGCAAAGAAGCGAGCCAGGGGCCACAACATCGTCGCCGAACTGGCCGAGCAGGGCATCATCATCCGCGCCGCCGGGCGGGCCACCGTTGCCGAGGAAATTCCCGAGGCCTACAAGGATGTCATGGATGTGGTCAACGTCGTCCAGCAGGCCGGCATCGGCAAGATCGTCGCGCGGCTGCGACCGATGGCGGTAATAAAGGGCTAG
- a CDS encoding archease has protein sequence MRTHHLLEHTADMGIEAEGESLAELFVETGRGLRQMITGETVGSVSEEITVEITGGDREELLVNWLNEILYLFEIRGFFPAEFAIDEMDETHLRVRVGGERFDPARHPVEREVKAATYHQLVVEERDGTWRARVYVDL, from the coding sequence ATGAGAACACACCACCTGCTGGAACACACTGCCGACATGGGCATCGAGGCCGAAGGGGAAAGCCTGGCGGAGCTTTTCGTCGAAACGGGACGCGGCCTGCGCCAGATGATCACCGGTGAGACCGTCGGTTCGGTCAGTGAAGAGATCACCGTCGAGATCACTGGCGGCGACCGAGAGGAACTGCTGGTCAACTGGCTGAACGAGATTCTTTACCTCTTTGAGATCCGCGGCTTTTTCCCGGCCGAATTTGCCATCGACGAGATGGATGAGACACACCTGAGGGTGCGGGTCGGTGGAGAACGTTTCGATCCCGCACGGCATCCGGTCGAACGGGAGGTCAAGGCGGCAACCTATCATCAGCTCGTGGTGGAAGAGAGGGACGGGACATGGCGGGCGCGGGTTTACGTTGACCTGTAA